A stretch of Chloroflexota bacterium DNA encodes these proteins:
- a CDS encoding aspartate aminotransferase family protein — translation MDWQALADKYYAQCFVRPPMTLVRGEGTRVWDTEGREYLDFVAGIAVCCLGHANSDIADAVADQARQLVTVSNLYYSVPQIELAQLLLDESPFDRVFFTNSGAESTETAVKAARKFGRDQRDGAFEVITAARGFHGRTLAMTAATGTPAYQVPFAPMPAGFKQVDFNDLDAIAAAVGDDTCAIMVEPIQAEGGVWPAQDGYLAGLREICDRNGLLLIFDEVQTGIGRLGYVYGFEHWGVEPDLICLAKGLGGGFPLGAVLFKEHAQTLRPGDHGNTFGGSPAMCAAGRVVMQAIRYTGLLEHVRERGDQLVAGLNAMRPSGKVVDVRGVGLLQGFELESPELADHVVANARDNGLIVVKVAAAAIRMVPPLTVTDDEIDNALSIIAESIGA, via the coding sequence ATGGACTGGCAAGCGCTCGCCGACAAGTACTACGCGCAGTGTTTCGTGCGCCCCCCAATGACCCTGGTCCGCGGTGAGGGTACCCGCGTTTGGGACACCGAGGGTCGCGAATACCTCGACTTTGTCGCCGGGATTGCGGTATGCTGCCTCGGCCATGCCAATTCAGATATCGCCGACGCAGTCGCCGACCAGGCCCGCCAGCTGGTAACGGTTTCCAATCTCTACTACAGCGTGCCGCAGATTGAACTGGCTCAACTTCTGCTCGACGAATCGCCCTTCGATCGCGTTTTCTTCACCAACAGCGGAGCCGAGTCGACCGAAACCGCGGTCAAGGCGGCGCGCAAATTCGGCCGCGATCAACGCGACGGCGCTTTCGAGGTAATCACCGCCGCCCGCGGCTTTCACGGGCGGACCCTGGCGATGACGGCGGCGACCGGTACGCCTGCCTACCAGGTCCCCTTCGCGCCCATGCCGGCGGGCTTCAAACAGGTCGATTTCAATGACCTTGACGCCATCGCAGCGGCGGTGGGCGACGATACATGCGCAATCATGGTCGAACCGATCCAGGCCGAGGGCGGCGTCTGGCCGGCGCAGGACGGGTACCTGGCCGGGTTGCGCGAAATCTGCGACCGCAACGGCCTGCTGCTCATCTTCGACGAGGTGCAGACCGGGATCGGGCGCCTGGGCTACGTCTACGGATTCGAGCACTGGGGCGTTGAACCGGACCTTATCTGCCTGGCCAAAGGCCTCGGAGGCGGATTCCCGCTGGGAGCGGTGCTCTTTAAGGAGCACGCCCAGACCCTGCGGCCCGGCGATCATGGGAACACCTTCGGCGGTTCACCGGCGATGTGCGCCGCCGGACGGGTCGTGATGCAGGCAATCCGCTATACCGGGCTGCTCGAGCACGTCCGCGAGCGGGGCGACCAGCTTGTGGCCGGGCTGAACGCCATGCGGCCCAGCGGCAAGGTCGTCGACGTCCGCGGCGTCGGGTTGTTGCAGGGATTCGAACTCGAATCCCCCGAGCTGGCCGACCACGTCGTCGCCAATGCGCGCGATAACGGACTGATCGTTGTAAAAGTGGCCGCGGCCGCGATCCGGATGGTTCCGCCGCTCACGGTCACCGACGACGAAATCGACAACGCCCTGTCGATCATCGCCGAGTCCATCGGCGCCTGA
- a CDS encoding argininosuccinate synthase, whose protein sequence is MEKVVLAYSGGLDTSVAIPWIKENYDLDVIALTIDLGQGRELEGVPERALSNGAIEAHVEDARALFVERFVFPSLQAGAKYEDAYYLATALGRPLIAWLLVETAHKVGAVAVAHGSTGKGNDQVRFDVSIGTLDPNLRIIAPIREWSMNRDQEIEYATARGLDIPVTVESPYSTDENLWGRSIESGVLEDAWHEPPNDVWLWTTDPADAPDQPLDLEIGFKAGVPVSLDGEEMDGVQLITRLHEIGGRHGIGRADHIENRLIGIKSREIYEMPAAEILHRAHYALETMTLSRDQMRFKAQVSAEYARMVYDGLWFSGLHRDLAAFLGSNQEKVTGSVRMRLHKGHATVTGRSSEDSLYRPELATYGADDSFDHNAAVGFIKLHGLSQQTQAQLQLGAGGEKLLPPGGN, encoded by the coding sequence ATGGAAAAGGTAGTCCTGGCCTATTCGGGCGGACTCGACACGTCGGTGGCGATCCCTTGGATCAAGGAGAACTACGACCTCGACGTGATCGCCCTCACCATCGACCTGGGCCAGGGCCGCGAGCTAGAAGGGGTCCCAGAACGCGCGCTGTCCAACGGCGCAATCGAGGCCCACGTTGAGGACGCGCGGGCGCTTTTCGTCGAACGATTTGTATTTCCGTCGCTGCAGGCCGGGGCCAAGTACGAGGACGCCTATTACCTGGCGACCGCGCTGGGGCGCCCGTTGATCGCCTGGCTGCTAGTGGAAACCGCCCACAAGGTCGGCGCGGTGGCGGTCGCGCACGGATCCACCGGCAAGGGCAACGACCAAGTGCGGTTCGACGTTTCAATTGGCACCCTGGATCCAAATCTGCGCATCATCGCCCCGATCCGGGAATGGAGCATGAACCGCGACCAGGAGATCGAATACGCCACCGCCCGCGGCCTCGATATTCCGGTGACGGTCGAGAGCCCCTATTCGACCGACGAGAACCTGTGGGGCCGCAGTATCGAGTCGGGCGTGCTCGAGGACGCTTGGCACGAGCCGCCCAACGACGTCTGGCTCTGGACCACCGACCCCGCGGATGCCCCGGACCAGCCCCTCGATCTGGAGATCGGGTTCAAGGCCGGCGTCCCGGTATCACTCGACGGCGAGGAGATGGACGGGGTGCAGCTGATTACGCGCCTGCATGAGATCGGGGGAAGGCACGGGATCGGTCGGGCCGACCATATCGAGAACCGCCTGATCGGCATCAAGTCGCGTGAGATTTATGAGATGCCGGCGGCCGAGATTCTGCACCGGGCGCACTACGCGCTGGAGACGATGACTTTGTCCCGCGACCAGATGCGCTTTAAGGCGCAAGTCTCGGCCGAATACGCGCGAATGGTCTACGACGGGCTCTGGTTCTCCGGACTGCACCGCGACCTGGCCGCTTTCCTCGGCTCCAACCAGGAGAAGGTCACCGGATCGGTGCGGATGCGGCTGCACAAGGGACACGCCACCGTTACCGGGCGCAGTTCCGAGGACTCGCTCTACCGTCCGGAACTGGCCACCTACGGCGCCGACGACAGCTTCGACCACAACGCCGCCGTCGGTTTCATAAAGCTGCACGGCCTCAGTCAGCAGACCCAGGCGCAGCTCCAACTCGGCGCCGGGGGCGAAAAGCTCCTACCACCCGGGGGCAACTAA